The Fibrobacter sp. UWP2 DNA window TGAGCCTTTTCTGCTTAGAAAAGGCTATTATAACAGCTTCCAGGAGGGATTATATGGGCGTTCCCGCACATATATGTGCGGTCGGGCTATATTCTGGGGGCAATCGGCGGCGCTTGTGCTTGCCGCTCACCTTCCAGAACCAAGCCCCGCTACGCGGGTCTTGTCCCCAAGGGGTCACTATCCCTAACGTAATTGAATTGGTTGCGAACCTCTGGTTCAATCCAACTCAACGGACAGACTGTCCAGCCTTTTTTATCAGGTATTGTGCAAATCAAAGTTCTTTCGGAAATCAGCCATTTCTTTCAAAGCTTTCCATTGATTACTAACAACAGAACAAGTTTTTTGTTTTATCGATTCAAATATTTCTTTATTCTCGTAAATAGGAATGAATAATTCCTGCCACCTACTAGCAATATTCGGCAATGTGGTGTCAATAAACACCTTGTTTTCAGACTGTTCTTGCACGAGTTTATGAGACAAAGCATAGAGAAGATATTCTGGCGTTATGCCATAGCGATTATTCAAGTCTTCAATTCTTAAAACAAGAATTTCCCTAGTCAATATTACATCAATGTCGTATGGAGAAACCATTGCAACGCTACCTATACGATAGCTTCCACGGCGAACATATAAGATATCTTTGGGTTTCAATTTTTTTCTTTCATCGTATAATTCATCAAACTCACTCTGCGGAATAAATGCTGTCGGATCTTTATAAATCTGCCAATTGACAATATCTTTAACTCTGATATATGGATAATCACCCGTTCCCTTAAATTCAGATTTGGGAGAACCATTCCCGTCAAAATACGAAATAACTCCTTCATCTATTAATTGCTTTATTGGAATGAGTTTAATTTGTTGCGACTTAGCTTTTTTCTGAATTTCTTTTGCTTTAGAACTCCAATAATAACGAGGCACCAAAATATCATTTTCAATAACCCTTTGAGCCTCAATTGTGAATGTATACTTAGGATTCAAAGGAGCATGTCCATTCAGCCTCCTAATTTCATCCATAATAAACCTGGTATCATCCTTGATAGTGTTAGTCAAATTACCGTTATCGTCTCTTTCATAAATCGCTTTACCATTATGATCATGGCCAATATATTCAGCGACAGCCATATTAATATATTCCTGCTGAGGCATATTTTTTTGAACAATAATCGCAATACACTTTGCATTGTTGTGTGGACGGAATGTGTTATGAGGAAAATCTATTATCCATTGAATATTGTGCTTGAACAAAAATTGCCGAACATGTTTTTGCTTTGGAGCGTGAAAATATGTTTCAGGAAGAATGATTGCTAGCCGACCACCATCTGTAAGTAATTGTAAATTTCGTTCCAAGAAAAGCGTTGATACATTTCCTTCGTCTTCTAATTTACGCTTTCCATTTGTAACTTTATAAGCCAATTCATATTGAGAAAGTTTTTCTTTTCCCGTCACCTTAATGTCTTTCCCAAAAGGAGGATTTGAAAATGAAATAGAAAAGGTTTCGAGCTTTATATTCTGACGCGTAAGAGAATTCCAATTTTTGGGCTGTTCCAAACTGTCTTCGCAAAAAATACCCCCTTTCCCATCGCCAAGAATTGCCATATACGACTTTCCAACTTTGGTCAGGAAACTGTCTTTTTCAATTCCTCGAATATTCTTTATTCCAACAGTTTTCTTTTCTTCTGCAACAGCGGATTCATTCCAACCATACTCAACCGCGGCACATTCGATTTCACTCCATACATATTTAAGAGCTTCAACAAGAAATCCGCAACTACCACATGACGGATCAATTATTACATCGTTTGCATTTGGAGCCACAGCAGTGACCAAGGTTTTAACAACATTTTTAGGCGTAAAAAATTGTCCCTGAGAGCCTTTCAATGAATAGCCAATGAAAACTTCAAAAGCATCTGCTATGGTATCTCTGTCAGTATCCATCAAGCAATAATTCTGAATTTTTCCTATTATATAGCGAAGGGTATGACCATCAAAAGAAATATCATCTTTTTCATCAAGAACATCTTTATATTTCTTTTTGACACTCTTGAAAAGAGAATCTATTCTCGTTTTTATTTCATCATCTGAATCATCTTTACTTGCCCTAAAGGTTACCATTTCGTTAGGTTTGGTAAAGCGTTCGTCATAAATTTTACAGAGTATCAAATGAATTATTTCTTTTGCGATTTCTTCATCTCTATTAACTCCAACACTATTGCCAACGATGTAGCCCCTTAGCTCAGAAAAAATTTCTTTTAGGTTGTGAGTTCCTTTTAAGTCCTTTCGTTTGTAAAACCCTATTTCCGAGAGCTTCTGTCCAAACTTTGGAAAAGCGGGAATTTCTTCAAAAGTTATATTCCCTGATTTTTCAATTTTATGAATATAAACACTTTCTTTTCCATTATACCAAATGCCTATGCTGGCTTCGCAAAATTTAAGATAAAGTTCTAGCTGATCAACGCCATCTTTCCTTGTTGGCT harbors:
- a CDS encoding N-6 DNA methylase, whose amino-acid sequence is MVENKKPTRKDGVDQLELYLKFCEASIGIWYNGKESVYIHKIEKSGNITFEEIPAFPKFGQKLSEIGFYKRKDLKGTHNLKEIFSELRGYIVGNSVGVNRDEEIAKEIIHLILCKIYDERFTKPNEMVTFRASKDDSDDEIKTRIDSLFKSVKKKYKDVLDEKDDISFDGHTLRYIIGKIQNYCLMDTDRDTIADAFEVFIGYSLKGSQGQFFTPKNVVKTLVTAVAPNANDVIIDPSCGSCGFLVEALKYVWSEIECAAVEYGWNESAVAEEKKTVGIKNIRGIEKDSFLTKVGKSYMAILGDGKGGIFCEDSLEQPKNWNSLTRQNIKLETFSISFSNPPFGKDIKVTGKEKLSQYELAYKVTNGKRKLEDEGNVSTLFLERNLQLLTDGGRLAIILPETYFHAPKQKHVRQFLFKHNIQWIIDFPHNTFRPHNNAKCIAIIVQKNMPQQEYINMAVAEYIGHDHNGKAIYERDDNGNLTNTIKDDTRFIMDEIRRLNGHAPLNPKYTFTIEAQRVIENDILVPRYYWSSKAKEIQKKAKSQQIKLIPIKQLIDEGVISYFDGNGSPKSEFKGTGDYPYIRVKDIVNWQIYKDPTAFIPQSEFDELYDERKKLKPKDILYVRRGSYRIGSVAMVSPYDIDVILTREILVLRIEDLNNRYGITPEYLLYALSHKLVQEQSENKVFIDTTLPNIASRWQELFIPIYENKEIFESIKQKTCSVVSNQWKALKEMADFRKNFDLHNT